In the Corynebacterium kroppenstedtii genome, one interval contains:
- the rpsA gene encoding 30S ribosomal protein S1 codes for MPTSTTPQVAVNDIGSTEDFLAAIDSTIKYFNDGDIVEGTVVKIDHDEVLLDIGYKTEGVIPSRELSIKHEIDPNEVVEVGDEIDALVLTKEDKEGRLILSKKRAQYERAWGTIEELKEKDEPVTGTVIEVVKGGLILDIGLRGFLPASLVEMRRVRDLQPYIGQELEAKIIELDKHRNNVVLSRRAWLEQTQSEVRSEFLHQLQKGQVRKGVVSSIVNFGAFVDLGGVDGLVHVSELSWKHIDHPSEVVAVGDEVTVEVLDVDMDRERVSLSLKATQEDPWRVFARTHAIGQIVPGKVTKLVPFGAFVRVEEGIEGLVHISELAERHVEVPDQVVNVGEEVMVKVIDIDLERRRISLSLKQADEDYTEEFDPSKYGMADSYDEQGNYIFPEGFDPETNEWLEGFEEQRAEWEARYAESERRHEMHTAQIERHRAGAAEAKEAAASGYSSESEGESAPAEQSAADDSGSLASDEQLAKLREKLAGGEN; via the coding sequence ATGCCCACTTCTACAACCCCTCAGGTAGCCGTCAATGATATTGGCTCCACTGAGGATTTCCTCGCTGCCATCGACTCCACCATCAAGTACTTCAACGATGGTGACATCGTCGAGGGTACTGTGGTCAAAATTGATCACGATGAGGTTCTTCTTGATATTGGATACAAGACGGAAGGTGTCATTCCTTCACGTGAGCTGTCCATCAAGCACGAAATCGACCCCAACGAAGTTGTTGAGGTCGGCGACGAGATCGACGCTCTCGTTCTCACTAAAGAGGACAAAGAAGGTCGTCTGATCCTGTCGAAGAAGCGTGCACAATACGAGCGCGCTTGGGGCACCATCGAAGAACTTAAAGAGAAGGATGAGCCCGTCACCGGCACCGTTATTGAGGTCGTCAAGGGCGGCTTGATTCTCGATATTGGTCTTCGTGGATTCCTTCCCGCATCCTTGGTCGAAATGCGTCGCGTGCGGGATCTTCAGCCTTATATCGGCCAAGAGTTAGAAGCGAAGATTATCGAGCTCGACAAGCACCGCAACAATGTTGTGCTCTCGCGTCGTGCATGGCTTGAACAGACCCAGTCTGAGGTCCGCTCCGAGTTCCTGCACCAGCTCCAGAAGGGGCAGGTCCGCAAGGGCGTTGTCTCCTCTATCGTCAACTTCGGCGCATTCGTCGATCTTGGTGGCGTAGACGGTCTGGTTCACGTCTCCGAGCTGTCGTGGAAGCACATCGACCACCCGTCCGAGGTCGTCGCCGTTGGCGATGAGGTCACCGTCGAGGTGCTCGATGTCGACATGGATCGTGAGCGCGTCTCCCTGTCGCTCAAGGCCACCCAGGAAGACCCGTGGCGAGTCTTCGCCCGGACTCATGCCATTGGCCAGATTGTCCCAGGCAAGGTCACCAAGCTGGTTCCGTTCGGTGCATTCGTCCGCGTTGAAGAGGGCATCGAGGGCCTGGTCCACATTTCCGAGCTGGCAGAACGCCACGTGGAAGTTCCAGATCAGGTCGTCAATGTCGGCGAAGAGGTTATGGTCAAAGTCATCGACATCGACCTCGAGCGCCGTCGTATTTCGCTCTCTCTCAAGCAGGCTGACGAGGACTACACCGAAGAGTTCGATCCGTCGAAGTACGGAATGGCCGACTCTTACGACGAGCAGGGGAACTACATTTTCCCCGAAGGCTTCGATCCAGAGACCAACGAATGGCTCGAAGGGTTCGAGGAGCAGCGGGCCGAGTGGGAAGCTCGGTACGCAGAGTCGGAGCGTCGTCACGAGATGCACACTGCCCAGATCGAGCGTCACCGCGCCGGTGCCGCAGAGGCGAAGGAAGCTGCAGCCTCGGGTTACTCCTCCGAGTCGGAGGGTGAGTCCGCTCCAGCTGAGCAGAGCGCTGCAGACGACTCTGGCTCCTTGGCTTCGGACGAGCAGCTTGCTAAGTTGCGTGAGAAGCTTGCCGGTGGCGAAAACTAG
- a CDS encoding glucose PTS transporter subunit IIA — MASQTETTSRFILDNIGGADNIASVTHCATRLRFQLNDRSQANTEALDENGSVLGVVPQGDNGLQVVMGGAVANYYQELIKLPGVADNAEGGGNRQKSSKKEYGGVRGKFSWVDYAFEFLSDTFRPILWALLGASLIITILVLLDTMGIQDFRAEHQPPTYQFMHAMYQSVFYFLPIMVGATAARKLGANEWVGAAIPAALMSPEFMSLGNREDVVHVFGLPMVLNEYSGQVFPPLIAAIALYWVEKGLKKIIPEAVQMVFVPFFSLIIMIPATAFLLGPFGIGLGNGISNALKAINDFSPFILSVVVPLLYPFIVPLGLHWPLNAVMIQNINSLGYDFIQGPMGAWNFACFGLVAGVLYRSFRERNKAMKQVSLGALMAGLLGGISEPSLYGIVLRFKKTYPRLLAGCFTGGVVMGIFNIKANAFVFTSILTIPAFQPWLGYTIGILVAFFTSFFMVVFFDYRSKEEKEEVRAKIAADEAADNAAAANQTEGASTSSAASSVPAGAAAASETQTESSPKAQTTSTATKKKRPVLTETSVLVAPLDGTIVPLKDVPDPAFAAGAVGHGVAIEPSGDTIYSPGDGKILAVQGHAIGVKLDLGVDLLVHVGVDTVEMKGEGFESFVKRGDRVSAGQKLMTFDKEKIAKAGHPDVTPVLITNWKRIGGIDTIATGEVSHGEDLLNLVPKESASDKQSHEGKNQEVKA, encoded by the coding sequence ATGGCTTCGCAAACCGAAACCACCTCACGGTTCATCCTGGATAATATCGGTGGGGCGGACAACATAGCGTCAGTGACGCACTGTGCGACGCGCTTGCGGTTCCAGTTGAATGATCGGTCACAAGCGAATACGGAAGCCCTTGATGAGAATGGGTCAGTACTAGGTGTTGTTCCTCAGGGGGACAATGGGCTGCAGGTCGTCATGGGGGGTGCAGTTGCTAACTATTACCAGGAGCTAATCAAGCTCCCGGGCGTCGCAGATAATGCTGAAGGCGGGGGCAACAGGCAAAAATCCTCCAAAAAAGAATACGGAGGGGTTCGCGGAAAGTTCAGCTGGGTCGACTACGCATTCGAGTTCCTCTCTGACACCTTCCGACCAATTTTGTGGGCTCTTCTCGGCGCTTCACTGATTATCACCATCCTTGTTCTCCTCGACACGATGGGAATCCAGGATTTCCGTGCAGAACATCAACCACCGACGTACCAGTTCATGCACGCCATGTACCAGTCGGTGTTTTACTTCTTGCCCATCATGGTGGGTGCGACGGCTGCTCGAAAGCTAGGAGCCAACGAATGGGTTGGCGCAGCTATTCCTGCTGCTCTCATGAGCCCAGAGTTCATGAGCCTAGGTAACCGCGAAGACGTTGTACACGTCTTCGGCCTTCCGATGGTCTTGAACGAATACAGTGGTCAGGTTTTTCCGCCTTTGATCGCGGCAATCGCCTTGTACTGGGTTGAAAAGGGTCTGAAGAAGATCATTCCCGAAGCTGTCCAAATGGTATTCGTACCGTTCTTTTCGTTGATCATTATGATCCCAGCCACAGCATTCTTGCTTGGCCCCTTCGGTATTGGTCTGGGCAACGGAATTTCAAACGCTCTTAAAGCGATCAATGACTTTTCGCCGTTTATTTTGTCTGTCGTCGTCCCACTGTTGTACCCGTTCATTGTGCCCCTCGGGTTGCATTGGCCGCTGAACGCCGTCATGATCCAGAACATCAACTCCCTCGGCTATGACTTCATTCAAGGCCCCATGGGCGCCTGGAACTTTGCATGCTTCGGATTAGTTGCAGGCGTTCTCTATCGTTCGTTCCGCGAGCGCAATAAGGCCATGAAACAGGTGTCCCTCGGTGCTTTGATGGCCGGACTTCTTGGTGGTATTTCTGAACCGTCGTTGTATGGTATCGTTCTTCGCTTCAAGAAGACGTATCCGCGGTTACTCGCCGGTTGTTTTACAGGTGGCGTGGTCATGGGCATCTTCAACATTAAAGCCAATGCCTTCGTCTTCACATCGATCTTGACGATCCCGGCATTCCAACCGTGGCTCGGATACACCATTGGTATCCTAGTAGCATTCTTTACCTCATTCTTCATGGTTGTCTTCTTCGACTACCGCTCAAAGGAAGAGAAGGAAGAAGTTCGGGCGAAGATTGCCGCTGATGAAGCGGCAGACAACGCGGCTGCTGCTAACCAGACTGAGGGAGCCTCAACTTCTTCTGCAGCATCTTCTGTTCCAGCCGGGGCTGCAGCAGCGTCTGAAACGCAAACTGAATCATCACCGAAAGCCCAGACGACGTCTACCGCGACGAAGAAGAAGCGTCCAGTTCTCACAGAAACCTCAGTACTGGTTGCACCCCTCGACGGAACCATTGTGCCCTTGAAGGATGTACCTGATCCCGCTTTTGCAGCGGGAGCGGTAGGCCACGGGGTTGCTATCGAGCCGTCAGGCGACACCATTTATAGCCCCGGCGACGGAAAAATCCTCGCTGTCCAAGGACACGCGATTGGCGTCAAACTAGACCTCGGTGTGGACCTTCTCGTTCACGTCGGTGTCGATACGGTCGAGATGAAGGGCGAAGGCTTTGAGTCATTCGTTAAGCGCGGAGATCGGGTGTCGGCCGGGCAAAAACTCATGACCTTCGACAAAGAAAAGATTGCGAAGGCCGGTCACCCCGATGTCACTCCGGTTCTCATCACGAACTGGAAGAGGATAGGCGGAATCGACACAATTGCCACTGGCGAAGTCTCGCATGGAGAAGACCTCTTAAACCTGGTGCCAAAAGAAAGCGCATCTGACAAGCAATCGCACGAAGGGAAGAACCAAGAGGTAAAAGCGTGA
- the polA gene encoding DNA polymerase I, giving the protein MVSANEVEDTKKKLLLLDGHSLAFRAFYALPADKFTDSSGQHTNAVYGFISMLVTLLEQEKPSHIAAAFDLAGPTFRSEKFADYKAQRPETPPEFKGQIELIRQSLQTFGITTVDYKRYEADDVIATLATQGHKQGFDTYICTGDRDSLQLVTDDVTVLYTLRGVSNLARFTPEAVEEKYGVTPTQYPDLAALRGDTSDNMPGVPGVGPKTAQKWINKYGSLNNLIDNIDDIGGKVGDALRRDIDTVIQARELTEMVRDLPINCSPEDCVIRPPARNDVNDFFDGLQFGTNLRERVFSVIPTQGGSAEGDNRHERMSYERVGLQKGEIRQWLEKGTDHQPAGVAAWGSKLPSSPDMKALAITQGKQTAIVNMSRITDDDRDALKEWLQDPDRPIVVHDGKGLLHMLSSEGFTASNIEHDTRLASYLIRPDLASFDLQSVVRRHLGRDLYDNDVVSWEEEHRSGRQMSLEVEELSEGEDDRSVTGISWPEWAKLADNAEAPLELAVELAKKLDDAGLYSIYENLEIRLVPILFGMEHAGIKVNRERMTALRDSTAEKLAKEVEEARALVDMPKLNLGSPKQLQEVLFGKLELPKTKKTKTGYSTAAKAIEQLAEKHPHPFLDHLLAHREYQKRVSTLDGLIKAIASDERVHTTFNQTATATGRLSSTDPNLQNIPVRTEEGRQIRAAFVPGEGYEALLTADYSQIEMRVMAHLSQDRGLIEAYRSGEDLHNFVGSQVFDVPVNEVTPELRRRVKALSYGLVYGLSEYGLSQQLDISVREAKKIMVKYFERFGGVRRYLNEVVDRARKDGYTSTMLGRRRYLPDLTSMNRQARENAERAALNAPIQGTAADIIKVAMIRVDAALKQEKLASRVLLQVHDELDVEVAKGELEQVRGIIQREMDEAIELAVPLEVGMAAGSDWNEAGH; this is encoded by the coding sequence ATGGTGTCTGCCAACGAGGTTGAGGATACGAAGAAGAAGTTGCTTCTTCTCGACGGTCACTCTCTGGCTTTCCGTGCCTTTTACGCGTTACCGGCCGACAAATTTACTGATTCGTCAGGTCAGCACACGAACGCTGTATATGGTTTTATATCCATGCTGGTGACCCTTCTTGAACAAGAAAAGCCTAGTCATATCGCTGCAGCTTTTGACCTGGCTGGTCCCACTTTTCGATCTGAAAAATTCGCCGACTATAAAGCCCAACGTCCGGAAACACCGCCCGAGTTTAAGGGGCAAATCGAGCTTATTCGTCAGTCATTACAAACGTTTGGGATCACTACGGTCGATTACAAGCGATACGAAGCCGATGACGTCATTGCGACGCTTGCTACACAGGGACACAAGCAGGGTTTTGATACCTATATCTGCACCGGTGACCGGGATTCACTGCAACTCGTTACCGATGATGTCACGGTGCTCTACACGCTCCGCGGCGTCAGCAATCTCGCTCGGTTTACTCCCGAAGCTGTTGAAGAAAAGTACGGTGTAACTCCGACACAATATCCGGACCTTGCAGCCTTACGGGGCGATACCTCTGACAATATGCCAGGAGTTCCAGGGGTAGGGCCTAAGACAGCCCAAAAATGGATAAATAAATACGGATCGCTTAATAACTTAATTGACAATATTGACGACATTGGTGGAAAAGTCGGAGATGCACTTCGGCGGGACATTGACACTGTAATCCAAGCCCGCGAGCTTACCGAGATGGTCCGTGACCTCCCCATCAATTGCAGTCCCGAGGACTGCGTAATTCGGCCGCCGGCGAGGAATGACGTGAACGACTTCTTCGATGGTCTTCAGTTCGGCACCAACCTCCGGGAGAGGGTGTTTTCCGTCATTCCGACACAAGGTGGATCAGCGGAGGGTGACAACCGCCATGAGCGAATGTCCTATGAACGTGTAGGTCTGCAAAAAGGGGAGATCCGTCAGTGGTTGGAGAAAGGTACCGATCACCAACCCGCAGGGGTCGCAGCGTGGGGAAGCAAGCTCCCATCTTCGCCAGACATGAAGGCCCTAGCTATCACACAGGGGAAACAAACGGCGATCGTCAACATGAGTCGGATAACGGATGATGACCGCGACGCACTGAAGGAATGGCTTCAGGATCCCGACCGTCCAATCGTGGTACACGATGGCAAGGGTCTTCTTCACATGTTAAGTAGCGAAGGGTTTACCGCTTCGAACATTGAACATGACACGAGGCTCGCCTCGTACTTAATTCGTCCTGACTTAGCGAGCTTCGATCTTCAGAGTGTTGTGCGACGCCATCTTGGACGAGACCTCTATGACAACGACGTCGTGTCATGGGAGGAAGAACACCGTTCCGGACGGCAAATGTCGTTAGAAGTGGAGGAACTGTCAGAGGGTGAGGACGACCGATCAGTTACCGGGATTTCGTGGCCTGAGTGGGCTAAGTTGGCCGATAATGCGGAAGCCCCTCTAGAGCTTGCCGTGGAACTGGCAAAGAAGCTCGATGATGCTGGCTTGTACTCGATTTACGAAAACCTTGAGATCCGACTCGTCCCTATCTTGTTCGGCATGGAGCATGCTGGAATTAAGGTCAACAGAGAGCGCATGACAGCGTTGAGGGATTCGACAGCCGAAAAATTGGCTAAAGAAGTTGAGGAAGCCCGTGCTCTTGTCGACATGCCTAAATTAAATCTAGGAAGTCCGAAACAATTACAAGAGGTTCTCTTCGGTAAATTGGAACTGCCTAAGACGAAGAAAACAAAGACGGGTTATTCGACAGCAGCGAAAGCCATCGAACAACTAGCTGAGAAGCACCCGCACCCGTTCCTCGACCATCTTCTGGCGCATCGGGAATATCAGAAAAGGGTTAGCACTCTCGATGGGTTAATTAAAGCGATTGCGTCGGATGAGCGTGTTCACACGACTTTCAACCAAACTGCTACTGCCACGGGGCGCTTGTCTTCGACTGACCCTAACCTTCAGAATATTCCGGTCCGCACGGAGGAAGGGCGTCAAATACGTGCGGCTTTTGTCCCAGGTGAAGGGTATGAAGCTTTATTAACTGCAGACTATTCGCAGATCGAAATGCGTGTTATGGCACATCTCTCGCAGGATCGAGGCCTTATTGAGGCTTATCGCAGTGGTGAAGATCTACACAATTTCGTCGGTTCGCAGGTTTTTGATGTGCCGGTCAACGAGGTAACCCCTGAGCTACGGCGTCGAGTAAAAGCGTTAAGCTACGGCCTTGTTTATGGACTCTCGGAATATGGCCTCTCGCAGCAGCTGGATATTTCTGTAAGAGAGGCTAAAAAAATTATGGTTAAGTACTTTGAACGGTTTGGGGGCGTGAGGCGATACCTGAATGAAGTTGTTGATCGCGCACGAAAAGATGGCTATACCTCGACAATGCTGGGGAGAAGGCGCTATCTCCCAGACCTCACTAGCATGAATCGGCAGGCCAGAGAGAATGCCGAACGCGCAGCCCTAAACGCTCCGATTCAGGGCACAGCAGCAGACATTATCAAGGTCGCGATGATCCGCGTTGATGCCGCGTTGAAGCAGGAGAAGTTGGCGTCGAGAGTGCTACTTCAGGTTCACGATGAGCTCGACGTCGAGGTCGCGAAAGGAGAGCTTGAGCAGGTGAGAGGCATTATTCAGAGAGAGATGGATGAGGCTATTGAACTTGCCGTCCCGCTCGAGGTTGGAATGGCAGCTGGCTCCGATTGGAATGAAGCGGGCCATTAG
- a CDS encoding SGNH/GDSL hydrolase family protein: MKSPKRIIGSLTMAVCTAVMGAVASTPTANALEQGDKYVALGDSYASVGSLTTPQLKSPGCVASTDNYAHKLAQQRGLQLDDATCAWAFTFNYGLPQNHALPFSALTGQRAHVTSDTKLVTLTLGGNDAGTAFAFPACFSRAVTGVGVDCRTSTQATMKQSIYGPGLDGRTLLQREVAIINDIKHRAPNAEVVVAGYMNAAKPDTWCPNDGVLTRDERAYIAETIDEVNNVMQEAAQQTGVKYVAPPNEEKGWCDGSIGTQSSNSLLGFTDNTLPIHPTAAGQQRMADAISAQV; encoded by the coding sequence ATGAAGTCTCCGAAGAGGATTATTGGCTCTCTTACTATGGCTGTGTGTACAGCAGTGATGGGAGCGGTAGCATCGACACCAACAGCTAATGCCCTTGAACAGGGGGATAAGTACGTGGCTTTGGGGGATTCGTATGCGTCGGTAGGGTCATTGACTACTCCGCAGCTCAAGAGTCCGGGTTGTGTGGCGTCTACTGATAATTACGCTCACAAATTGGCCCAGCAGCGTGGGCTCCAATTGGATGACGCAACATGCGCCTGGGCATTTACTTTTAATTATGGGCTACCTCAAAATCATGCTTTGCCGTTTTCAGCGCTGACAGGTCAGCGTGCGCATGTGACGTCCGATACTAAGTTAGTGACTCTTACCCTTGGGGGTAACGACGCCGGTACGGCATTTGCCTTCCCAGCATGCTTCTCACGAGCCGTTACCGGGGTAGGAGTGGATTGTCGAACTAGCACCCAGGCCACTATGAAACAGTCGATTTATGGTCCTGGCCTTGACGGTCGTACTCTGTTGCAGCGTGAAGTTGCCATTATCAACGACATCAAGCACCGCGCCCCGAATGCAGAAGTAGTTGTAGCGGGATACATGAACGCTGCGAAACCAGACACGTGGTGCCCCAACGATGGTGTTCTCACCCGCGATGAGCGTGCTTACATCGCAGAGACCATCGACGAGGTGAATAACGTCATGCAAGAAGCTGCTCAGCAAACAGGTGTGAAGTATGTTGCACCTCCCAATGAGGAAAAGGGTTGGTGCGATGGCAGCATTGGTACTCAGTCAAGCAACTCTCTGCTCGGATTTACCGATAACACCCTGCCAATACATCCAACAGCTGCTGGACAGCAGCGTATGGCTGATGCCATCTCCGCTCAGGTCTAG
- a CDS encoding threonine/serine ThrE exporter family protein, which translates to MDTDGQQLMPHERDPHMGIDADAVLRVGEILLSAGTDVYRVIRAMKRTARSLGFDRFDASITMSSIRFTGRRGNNFRTEISTLDKYGVDSSLIEAVEDLTHHLPSEITAEWVHERLDRIENNRRARWGRVALACAAAVACSAFAILNRFSFDSAVAVAFSALCGQTVRMYFARKHFNQLGTTAVSGIVACLVYFGLSQLFFVTPWGRSEQTLGQGYVAAMLFLIPGFPLFTALVDLARLDIAAGLERFVYAFEIIVSATMAAWIVSACTGLEPSVPAQSGSTEWSWLIVAGIASICGVAGFAMLFNSSRRMIAIAAVVGAIANVVKFICLFVGIPTQVAGLIGGLCVGLIANLIRDRSYIPRITVTIPAVVIMIPGTEMFRGIYYLNYGNINDALTHTVTASLQVFAIAAGLVIARLAADDSWARHRYIDFARRPDHSAD; encoded by the coding sequence GTGGATACTGATGGTCAGCAGCTTATGCCCCACGAGCGTGACCCCCACATGGGGATTGATGCGGATGCTGTTTTACGTGTGGGTGAGATCTTGCTCTCTGCTGGAACCGACGTCTATCGAGTTATTAGGGCGATGAAACGCACGGCCCGTTCTTTGGGCTTCGATCGGTTTGATGCGTCGATCACGATGTCGAGTATCCGTTTTACCGGACGACGAGGAAATAACTTTCGAACGGAGATCAGCACACTCGATAAGTATGGCGTCGATTCTTCCCTGATTGAAGCTGTTGAAGATCTAACTCACCACCTTCCCTCGGAGATTACGGCAGAGTGGGTTCACGAAAGACTCGACAGGATAGAAAATAATCGACGAGCCAGGTGGGGCCGAGTCGCGCTGGCCTGTGCTGCAGCGGTTGCATGTTCGGCATTCGCGATTTTGAATCGGTTTAGTTTCGATTCAGCCGTAGCAGTTGCTTTTAGCGCCTTATGTGGTCAAACCGTAAGGATGTATTTTGCTCGTAAGCATTTCAATCAATTAGGGACAACAGCGGTTTCCGGGATAGTGGCGTGCCTGGTTTATTTCGGTTTGAGTCAGCTCTTCTTCGTGACTCCCTGGGGACGGTCAGAACAGACGCTTGGTCAGGGCTACGTGGCTGCTATGTTGTTCTTGATTCCAGGCTTTCCGCTATTTACCGCATTGGTTGACCTGGCTAGGTTAGATATCGCCGCGGGGCTGGAGCGTTTTGTTTATGCGTTCGAGATCATTGTTTCAGCAACGATGGCGGCGTGGATTGTCTCTGCATGCACCGGTCTTGAGCCATCGGTGCCAGCTCAAAGTGGGTCGACTGAGTGGTCATGGCTCATAGTCGCCGGAATAGCAAGCATTTGTGGTGTCGCAGGCTTCGCCATGCTTTTTAATTCATCACGACGAATGATTGCCATTGCGGCTGTCGTAGGTGCTATTGCGAACGTCGTGAAATTCATTTGTCTATTCGTAGGGATTCCAACGCAGGTTGCGGGATTAATTGGGGGACTATGTGTTGGTTTAATAGCTAATTTAATTCGCGATCGTTCGTACATTCCACGTATAACAGTGACGATCCCCGCAGTTGTTATTATGATTCCGGGGACAGAAATGTTCCGTGGAATTTATTACCTTAATTACGGGAATATTAACGACGCGCTCACCCACACGGTGACTGCATCGTTACAGGTCTTTGCGATTGCTGCGGGTTTGGTTATTGCGCGGCTCGCTGCCGACGATTCGTGGGCACGGCACAGGTACATCGATTTCGCGCGTCGCCCAGATCATTCGGCTGACTAA
- a CDS encoding DUF4921 family protein translates to MSTPVALPLAPLTTLADGTIKQVNPFTGTEVWTVPGRGNRPIAHPTPEEHPVTAYDRDHACAFCSARYRETPPEKARVVVNDNKWATLYRLKERQLDDTVAEFRRVPNLFEILGYEYWRANHGFAMDPETSTHMNDYLSAPAGRQHVLNIIATRLRSAGTPESEIKDTPETELLKRAPAYFAGGHDVIVARRHYTDDATTSRQLASSGTLTPEEHYQFINFTADAMRDLYTRNRYARYVAVFQNWLKPAGASFDHLHKQLVAIDERGAQAELEIARLRSNPNMYNEWAVDYAGYHNLVIAENTHAIAFAGFGHRYPTIEIYSRSATCEPWKLSEEEMRDMSDLIHACHAATGSDVPCNEEWHHKPIDLDIPMPWRVMIKWRASNLAGFEGSTKVYLNTISPENIQQRMSTRLSQLREEGRLADSVRIAGELTYRRNSLKYNPALR, encoded by the coding sequence GTGAGTACTCCTGTCGCCCTGCCTCTCGCACCTCTAACAACACTTGCCGATGGAACCATCAAGCAGGTCAACCCATTTACAGGAACCGAAGTGTGGACGGTACCTGGGCGCGGGAACCGACCAATCGCGCACCCGACCCCAGAAGAGCACCCAGTCACTGCGTACGACCGCGACCACGCGTGTGCTTTTTGTTCCGCCCGATACAGAGAAACTCCTCCGGAGAAAGCGCGAGTTGTCGTCAACGACAACAAGTGGGCAACCCTCTACCGGTTAAAAGAGAGGCAACTGGATGACACAGTCGCCGAATTCAGGCGTGTTCCCAATCTTTTCGAGATTCTCGGATATGAATACTGGCGGGCGAACCACGGATTCGCGATGGATCCAGAAACCTCAACCCACATGAACGATTACCTCAGCGCACCTGCCGGAAGGCAACATGTGCTAAACATTATCGCGACTCGCCTCCGCTCTGCCGGAACACCTGAATCGGAAATTAAGGACACACCGGAAACCGAGCTTCTCAAGCGTGCACCTGCCTACTTTGCCGGTGGACACGACGTCATCGTGGCTCGTCGACACTACACGGACGACGCCACAACGAGCCGACAACTCGCTTCCAGTGGCACGTTAACGCCTGAAGAGCACTACCAATTCATCAACTTCACCGCCGACGCAATGCGTGATCTCTATACACGCAACCGCTACGCACGATATGTAGCCGTATTCCAAAACTGGCTGAAGCCGGCCGGAGCAAGTTTTGACCACTTACACAAGCAACTCGTCGCTATCGACGAGCGAGGAGCACAGGCCGAACTCGAGATCGCGCGGCTACGCTCCAACCCCAATATGTACAACGAATGGGCCGTTGATTATGCCGGCTATCACAACTTGGTCATTGCCGAGAACACCCACGCCATCGCGTTCGCTGGGTTTGGGCACCGCTACCCGACTATCGAGATTTACTCTCGATCAGCCACCTGTGAACCGTGGAAGCTCAGCGAAGAAGAGATGCGGGACATGAGCGACCTCATTCACGCGTGCCACGCGGCGACAGGCTCAGATGTTCCGTGTAATGAGGAATGGCACCACAAACCAATTGACCTCGATATCCCTATGCCGTGGCGAGTAATGATCAAATGGCGAGCATCAAATCTCGCCGGTTTCGAGGGATCGACCAAGGTATATCTGAACACCATTTCGCCGGAAAATATCCAGCAGCGCATGTCAACAAGGCTCAGCCAATTACGCGAGGAAGGTCGACTGGCTGATTCAGTTCGTATCGCTGGGGAATTGACGTATCGTCGTAATTCACTGAAATACAATCCAGCTCTTCGATAA
- a CDS encoding sulfurtransferase, with translation MNNELPWVVSVQELHKLQHDSAAHENQRKARREATRRKSEWIERALANSEDLSGAERRRLEQYLCDEDEAKDLHRSQPLASSPVVVADVRWYLDGRSGYDAYRKGHIPHSVFIDLDSMLAGPASEEEGRHPLPLEESFAAAMEVSGIADDTVVVAYDDSGGASASRLVWLLRASGHRAAVLDGGLNAWTEYGEQAVKIGETEQRSGQLPEHVLDYGDDVTEPEEAGAFTAESFNAEWIVSIDEAAASAREGVVIDARAPERYRGDNEPMDSRAGHIPGAVNLFHGDLVDDKGYFLDPGHVVSRLYDAGIDKWEGQSLAESPIVYCGSGVTATHEIVALAHAGIQARLYPGSWSQYSATDRPIAQGTAR, from the coding sequence ATGAACAATGAGTTGCCTTGGGTCGTTTCCGTTCAGGAACTGCACAAGCTTCAGCACGACTCCGCGGCCCACGAGAATCAGCGGAAGGCCCGTCGAGAGGCCACTCGTCGGAAATCAGAGTGGATCGAGCGCGCTTTGGCTAATTCAGAAGACCTCTCCGGAGCAGAACGCCGTCGTCTCGAGCAATACCTTTGCGATGAGGATGAGGCGAAAGATTTACACCGATCACAACCCTTGGCCTCAAGTCCCGTGGTTGTTGCTGATGTGAGGTGGTACCTCGATGGGCGTTCAGGATATGACGCGTATAGAAAAGGGCATATTCCACATTCAGTATTCATTGACTTAGATAGCATGCTCGCCGGACCAGCTTCGGAAGAAGAAGGAAGACACCCACTGCCTTTGGAGGAGAGTTTTGCTGCGGCTATGGAAGTCAGTGGAATTGCCGACGATACCGTCGTTGTCGCATACGATGATTCAGGCGGAGCATCTGCGTCGAGATTAGTCTGGCTCCTACGGGCCAGTGGACACCGAGCCGCTGTCTTGGACGGAGGTCTCAATGCATGGACCGAGTACGGTGAACAGGCGGTTAAGATCGGCGAGACCGAGCAGAGGAGCGGACAATTGCCTGAACACGTCCTTGATTATGGTGATGATGTGACTGAGCCTGAGGAAGCGGGGGCTTTTACCGCAGAGTCTTTCAATGCCGAATGGATTGTTTCCATTGATGAGGCGGCAGCGTCCGCGAGGGAGGGAGTCGTTATTGATGCCCGCGCGCCTGAACGCTACCGAGGGGATAATGAACCGATGGATAGTCGCGCAGGGCATATTCCCGGGGCTGTCAACCTTTTTCACGGTGACCTTGTTGACGATAAAGGATATTTCCTTGACCCAGGCCACGTGGTGTCTCGTCTTTATGATGCTGGTATCGACAAGTGGGAGGGTCAATCGTTGGCGGAGTCGCCCATTGTGTACTGCGGATCCGGAGTCACCGCCACTCATGAGATTGTGGCGTTGGCTCATGCGGGGATTCAGGCTCGGTTATATCCCGGATCGTGGTCTCAGTACTCGGCAACCGATCGGCCGATCGCACAGGGGACTGCGCGGTAA